Proteins from one Pirellulales bacterium genomic window:
- a CDS encoding HdeD family acid-resistance protein gives MFDKAKRISSFLVIRGLLALVFGVLVLALPTLAVVSSLIWVFAIFAIVDGTFAVVGSLASHETFEDWWLLLLAGIMGIMIGVFTFARPGVAALVLVMYIGLRAIISGILEIVFAIRLRKHVEGEWLFVVAGVLSMLFGLALIVWPIAGIEAVVWLIGVYAIAGGAMQLVLAGQVRDWVRRIEDRKTAA, from the coding sequence ATGTTTGATAAGGCAAAACGCATTTCCAGTTTTCTGGTGATTCGCGGCTTGTTGGCACTGGTGTTCGGCGTGCTGGTGTTGGCGCTTCCCACGCTGGCGGTGGTTTCTTCGTTGATTTGGGTGTTCGCGATTTTTGCGATTGTGGATGGAACCTTTGCCGTCGTCGGGTCGTTGGCCAGTCATGAAACGTTTGAGGATTGGTGGCTCCTGCTATTGGCCGGCATCATGGGAATTATGATTGGCGTCTTCACGTTTGCTCGGCCTGGCGTGGCAGCGTTGGTATTGGTGATGTACATTGGCCTGCGAGCAATCATCAGCGGCATTTTAGAAATTGTTTTCGCAATCCGGCTGCGCAAGCATGTGGAAGGCGAATGGCTGTTCGTTGTGGCCGGCGTGCTCTCGATGCTGTTCGGCCTGGCGCTGATTGTGTGGCCGATCGCCGGAATCGAGGCCGTGGTATGGCTGATCGGAGTTTACGCTATTGCTGGTGGCGCCATGCAACTGGTGCTGGCCGGGCAAGTGCGCGATTGGGTGCGGCGGATCGAAGACAGAAAAACAGCCGCATAG